The sequence below is a genomic window from Acetivibrio clariflavus DSM 19732.
GAGGCATTAGCAAGGGCATCGCTGAGTTTAACAGCTTGAAAATCATTGAGAAACACCCATTCTCCACCCTCATTAGTAGTTTTGCCCACTTTATCGGCAAGCTGTAATAATATATCACTGAAATTTCCATTTATGTATCCAAACAGCCCGCCTGTTTCGTCTGTTAATAATGCATAATTGCTTTTACTAGATGCTATAACTGACACAATTATGCCGTCGTTTACAAGTAAACTTACCATTTCATTCATGTTTGAAATTCCGTAACTATTGTTTGTCTTAAATCCTGCATCCGTAACAAGGACAATAAACTTCGTTGCATCTCCACGCCAATCAAGTCTGCGGGCCATCTCCAGTCCATCAATTGGAGTTTCCGGGGTATCTCCACCCCCATTTACTGTCAGTGTATTTACATTGCTTTTAAATGAATTCACATTAGTAAACCAGTTAGATGTCATATTTTTATGAAGTTTGGTGCTGTTTACTCCATCAACGGTTATATCGCGAAATTCAATAAGTGAAAAATTCGCATCGACATTATATTCATTAACCAATTTATCAGCAAATATATTTATATTGTTTTTTACACCTGCTATAGCACTGCTCATGGAACCAGTGGTGTCAATAACAAATACTATATCCGCTTTACCCGTTGCATTAGAACTTACCGAGAAAGTATTGATACTTTGTGTCAACGGAGAAGTCATCGCAAATTGGGTCGAAAACAAATCATCTGATTTTGTACTATACTTTTCCCTTTGCTCAATAACATTTCCCTCATTATCATAAAAGTAATCAAAATCATCTTGAGTTATTTGAATTCTATCCATTTTCATATCAAGTACAGAAAATGATTCCGTCAAAGATTCGTCAGATTCAATATTTGCAAAAACATCAATACCTAATCCTTTTAAGAACTCGTCAAGGTCTATAACAAAGTACATGCCGCTACCGGTAATTTCACCGGAAATCACTTTTTCATCTTCATCTATATCAGTATCAATAATCTCTAAGCCGTCTTCACCAAATGATACAATTGTCAGGTTCCTTAAATCTCCTGTATATGCCTGACTGTACGTAAACGAAAGAGTTAACGGCACCTCATACGAAGTATAAACATTTATTACATCACTCAAAACTGCACGATTATCCTCAAAAATATAACTGTCTGACTTTTCTAAAAATACGTTCTTTGAAATATCACCCGGTACATTACCTGAAATAGATGGAACCAGCCAATTGTCACTATTTAGCAAAGCATCATCTTTAACAGTGTCAGAAGCAACTTGATAGAACTCTTTCTCATTATCAGGCGTTGTATCATCTGTTTTTACTTTATTGGGATTCAGCCCAAGTTTTATTTCTTCATAATCTGTTAATCCGTCACCATCAGTATCGACACTTAATGGATCAGTACCATAAATATTAACTTCTTCACCGTCACTAAGTCCATCACCATCAGTATCCCATTTGTCAGGACGAGTTCCCAATTCTTGTTCTTGAATATTAGTTAGACCATCTCCATCAAAATCTTCATCGGCATCTGATATACCGTTTTCGTCTGTGTCAACTAACAAAAGGTCTGTAGTGAGGTATGAAAACTCAAAAAAGTCCTTCAACCCATCCCCATCTGTATCATCTTTAGTTTTATCCAGACCAAGAATCTCTTTAATCTCGTCAGGTAAATCATTCTTACTTGGAGTAGGTGTAGGTATAGGTTGTGAAGTAGGTGTTTTTTTGGGTTCTGAGCCACCCTTATCGCTATTGCCACTTCCACTATGAGATGATGTCGAATTTGATGTAATGATTGTTTTGCCAGGCTGTATTTCACCGTTATTCTTTGTTTTGACTGCACCGGCTTTAGCATCCACTGAAATTTTCGTAGGCACAGTAAGAACTTCGACACCGTTCTTGGCTTTTTCTGTGACAATAACACTTTTAACAATGCCATCTCCACTTATTACGACTTTGCTTGCATTAACGTTTACATTTTGAACAGTGCTGCCTTTTTCAACAGAGAGTTTTACATTTTCACCGTTAATATCAATATTATTGACCGATGCATCAGTTAACGTAACCTCAGCATTACCGAGAATTATAAGACTTGCAACATTACCTGTTATAATTACTTTTGAGCCTTCCGAAACCATAACTGTATCGAAATCACCATCAAGATGCACAGCTTCACCGAATGGCTTGTTTACCATCGTTGATGAAACTGGATTACCACCTATTACCTTAATCGAATCAGAACCGCCACCATATACTATCAGTGCTCCATTTATTGTTACATTATCAAGTGTTACTTCTCCATCGCCTACGCCTTGCCCAACTATTAGATTTTCCTTCACAGTAGTGTTTTTTACTGTTACGCCGGATTTACGAATAATAAGCGATTTTTCATATGTCTCGTCACTAACAGAATTATCTGTAATTTCGCTTGTAGTATTTTCGATCACCTGCATCGCTTCGGCACGGGTATAAACCGCTTTAGGATCAAAAATATTGTTTCCTTTACCTACAATATACCCTGATTTTTGAAATGCATTTACATAAGGTTTATACTCCGAATCAATCGACTGATTGTCAGCAAAAGTCGTCTCTCCTTCTATCGGAGCAATATTGTACGCTACGGCTATGTACTTTATGGCTTGTTCCCTGCTAACTGTTTTGCTTGCATCAATTTTGTCGGCTTTTTCAATTATACCGGCTGCAATAGCTTTTTCAACGGTCTCATCAGCCCAGAGTGGAATTACTTCTGCCTCAACCCTTTCGGTATACCAAAACTTTTTGACAGGATAGCAGCCAATTCTCCCAGTGTGATTCCTTTGCTTGGGAAAAAGTAACCGTTCCCATCACCTTGCAGAACACCATATCCATCACCAGACCACTTGGCAATTACCTTGCTTGCCCAATGAGTGGACGGTACGTCGATATAGTTGTTAGTCGCCGAAAATATCAGCGACGTGCTGTTCATGATGAACACAAGTACGAGTAATAACGCAAGTGCTTTCTTGCCTTTTTTCATAATAGATACCCCCCTATTTTAATTATAATGCTCTCGAAAACTCGTATTGCTTTCGAGGTCTCTAT
It includes:
- a CDS encoding lipase family protein; its protein translation is MQVIENTTSEITDNSVSDETYEKSLIIRKSGVTVKNTTVKENLIVGQGVGDGEVTLDNVTINGALIVYGGGSDSIKVIGGNPVSSTMVNKPFGEAVHLDGDFDTVMVSEGSKVIITGNVASLIILGNAEVTLTDASVNNIDINGENVKLSVEKGSTVQNVNVNASKVVISGDGIVKSVIVTEKAKNGVEVLTVPTKISVDAKAGAVKTKNNGEIQPGKTIITSNSTSSHSGSGNSDKGGSEPKKTPTSQPIPTPTPSKNDLPDEIKEILGLDKTKDDTDGDGLKDFFEFSYLTTDLLLVDTDENGISDADEDFDGDGLTNIQEQELGTRPDKWDTDGDGLSDGEEVNIYGTDPLSVDTDGDGLTDYEEIKLGLNPNKVKTDDTTPDNEKEFYQVASDTVKDDALLNSDNWLVPSISGNVPGDISKNVFLEKSDSYIFEDNRAVLSDVINVYTSYEVPLTLSFTYSQAYTGDLRNLTIVSFGEDGLEIIDTDIDEDEKVISGEITGSGMYFVIDLDEFLKGLGIDVFANIESDESLTESFSVLDMKMDRIQITQDDFDYFYDNEGNVIEQREKYSTKSDDLFSTQFAMTSPLTQSINTFSVSSNATGKADIVFVIDTTGSMSSAIAGVKNNINIFADKLVNEYNVDANFSLIEFRDITVDGVNSTKLHKNMTSNWFTNVNSFKSNVNTLTVNGGGDTPETPIDGLEMARRLDWRGDATKFIVLVTDAGFKTNNSYGISNMNEMVSLLVNDGIIVSVIASSKSNYALLTDETGGLFGYINGNFSDILLQLADKVGKTTNEGGEWVFLNDFQAVKLSDALANASTNDTDKDGLTDAQELGESIEKDMMPYIRSLINRYEIPEEYYTGKTKITVWNYISNPVLLDTDYDGIPDGKKDYDGKTVTPDPFPKSNSFVGKLYWKEGKHSRESTENIEFVVDYSLLFKSNTVYKKDLAVLTSLYVGEIYDNTYLKVTRGITGGSDDPTAFCSLFGLKDVEDIDINGSDYGVDVDDCSEFVIGHRSVTYKGLTKEIIVVIVRGTNGTNTEWSSNFDVGADISEYYNATGYSHPHWKNKNNHKGFDVAANRIIEKIDDYLSRHSLTSGQRVMLITGHSRGGGIANLLGAYYEKDPNFTSFTYTFAGASSTTDSNAENYKTIFNIVNEDDIIPYLPLSTWGFKKYGIVKSISVQDHYENKWGKAQKGTWEWLTGDDYNNDRGTQRTLNTFKKIASNRNELYILDSSSDGKVWENNLGHTTYAGAERELQKLTDTLKNEKLLRFCKLSIVGGGFLQPYHVEINYCPAYFMQMLANMASDPTVGPMTGHDVKGKYAKAKASFIASSGAVVIGGMTHPHLTITYYLIVYNNFIDRV
- a CDS encoding S-layer homology domain-containing protein, whose protein sequence is MKKGKKALALLLVLVFIMNSTSLIFSATNNYIDVPSTHWASKVIAKWSGDGYGVLQGDGNGYFFPSKGITLGELAAILSKSFGIPKGLRQK